From a single Bacillus sp. NEB1478 genomic region:
- the polX gene encoding DNA polymerase/3'-5' exonuclease PolX — protein MTNKKEIVRTLEQIALYFEILGENSFKVSAYRKAANALESDERTMEEIDDVSKLKGIGKGTASVISEMMEKGKSDLLIELQEKVPSELITLLKVPNLGGKKIAKLYQELGVTNVESLKEVCNSGKVRGLPGFGAKTEEKILASLEDLGKRPERLPIAYMLPIAEKIEDQIEKMSYVEKYSRAGSLRRYRETIKDLDFIISTKNPAKVKEQLLSLEGITDIIASGDTKVSLVIGEVEVSVDFRIVEPKHFATTLHHFTGSMEHNVKMRQLAKARGEKISEYGVENVETGEVKTFVSEEDFYHYFGLNWIPPEARETGDEIELLKGSYDFIELSDIKGDLHMHSTWSDGAFSIEEMAEEARNRGYRYMAITDHSQYLRVANGLTPDRIRMQRKEIDRLNKQYNDFKILAGIEMDILPDGTLDYDDELLEELDFVIASIHSAFSQSQSKIMERLTTALKHNKVALIAHPTGRLIGRREGYNVDVDLLLNLAKETGTAVELNANPNRLDLAAEWLRKAQEYGVKIAINTDAHYKETMKHMEIGAAVARKGFIKKESVLNAMTLDELETYLNRKK, from the coding sequence ATGACAAATAAAAAAGAAATTGTCCGCACTCTTGAACAAATTGCTCTTTATTTTGAAATACTTGGTGAGAATTCATTTAAAGTTTCAGCATATCGAAAAGCAGCGAATGCTTTAGAAAGTGATGAACGAACGATGGAGGAAATTGACGATGTATCCAAGCTTAAAGGTATTGGCAAGGGAACAGCATCTGTTATTTCAGAAATGATGGAAAAAGGGAAGTCTGACTTATTAATTGAACTTCAGGAAAAAGTACCTTCAGAACTTATTACTTTATTAAAAGTTCCAAACCTTGGCGGAAAAAAGATTGCGAAACTTTATCAAGAGTTAGGCGTAACCAATGTTGAGTCATTAAAAGAAGTCTGTAATTCAGGTAAAGTGAGAGGACTTCCCGGCTTTGGAGCGAAGACTGAAGAAAAAATTCTTGCTTCTTTAGAAGACTTAGGAAAACGTCCGGAAAGACTTCCAATTGCTTATATGCTTCCGATTGCTGAGAAAATAGAAGATCAAATAGAAAAGATGAGTTATGTTGAAAAATATTCAAGAGCAGGGAGTCTTAGAAGATATAGAGAAACAATAAAAGATCTTGATTTTATCATCTCTACAAAAAATCCTGCTAAAGTAAAAGAACAATTATTAAGTTTAGAGGGAATTACAGATATAATTGCAAGTGGTGATACAAAAGTTTCTCTTGTGATCGGCGAGGTAGAGGTATCTGTCGATTTTAGAATAGTAGAACCGAAGCATTTTGCGACGACACTTCATCACTTTACGGGGTCTATGGAGCATAACGTAAAAATGCGTCAGCTGGCAAAAGCCAGGGGTGAAAAAATAAGCGAATATGGAGTAGAAAATGTAGAAACAGGCGAAGTGAAAACTTTCGTATCTGAAGAAGATTTTTATCACTATTTCGGATTAAATTGGATACCGCCTGAGGCAAGAGAAACAGGTGATGAAATCGAACTTTTGAAGGGCAGCTACGATTTTATAGAGCTATCTGATATAAAGGGTGATCTTCATATGCATTCTACTTGGAGTGACGGCGCATTTTCTATTGAAGAAATGGCCGAAGAAGCTCGGAATCGCGGGTATCGATATATGGCGATTACTGACCACTCCCAGTATTTAAGAGTCGCAAATGGACTCACGCCAGATCGAATACGAATGCAGCGAAAAGAAATTGACCGTTTGAATAAACAATACAATGATTTTAAAATTTTAGCAGGAATCGAAATGGATATTCTGCCGGATGGAACACTCGATTATGATGACGAACTGCTTGAAGAACTGGACTTTGTTATAGCGAGTATTCATTCTGCTTTTTCTCAAAGTCAGAGTAAGATTATGGAACGTTTAACAACAGCTCTGAAACATAATAAGGTAGCATTGATCGCTCATCCTACTGGCCGCTTAATCGGGCGGCGTGAAGGATATAATGTTGACGTTGACCTATTATTGAATCTCGCAAAAGAAACAGGAACTGCAGTTGAACTGAATGCCAATCCAAACCGTCTGGATCTTGCTGCAGAATGGCTGCGGAAAGCTCAGGAATATGGCGTGAAAATTGCGATAAACACAGATGCACATTACAAAGAAACGATGAAACATATGGAGATTGGGGCAGCGGTAGCGCGAAAAGGGTTTATTAAAAAGGAGTCAGTGCTGAATGCGATGACTTTAGATGAATTGGAAACCTACTTAAACCGTAAAAAATAG
- a CDS encoding endonuclease MutS2, with translation MQDKLLRVLELKKVIERLKKHASSSLGTNKINNLTPSVTLDEVNFAHEATDEGVKVLRLKGQVPFGGIFDVRSNVKRSQIGSLLNEEDLLDIASTIYGGRRFKRFIEGLVEDGIELTILKRTAEVIIPLNDIEQSIKSCIDDHGHMMDSASNELRLIRQQLRTFEARVREKLESIVRSSSYQKMLSDTIITIRNDRFVIPVKQEYRGNFGGMIHDQSASGATLFIEPQSVVAINNQVKDTKAKEAREIEKILRELTMQVAENAEDILLNVEELAEVDFILAKARFANELKATRPIMNDHGFISLKEARHPLLDQNSVVPISVMLGGEYQSLVITGPNTGGKTVTLKTIGLLTLMAQCGLQIPAREESEMAVFQSIFADIGDEQSIEQSLSTFSSHMVNIVDILNNMDHESLVLFDELGAGTDPQEGAALAISILDFVFARGARVVATTHYSELKAYAYNREGVMNASVEFDVQTLRPTYRLLVGVPGRSNAFEISKRLGLRQDIIDAAREQISEDENKIDNMIRSLEDNRKEAEKEMEQAHLMRKEAEAIKTDLERELELYQNEKERLYLKAKEEAEEAVIKARETAEEIIHEIRELQKSGGQIKEHKLIEAKKRLEEAVPKSQSKKKQQKAASTKAEYMPGDEVRVLTVGQKGHIVEKVSNNEYQVQIGILKMNVKERDLEWIKQTKPKAEPRSFVKVTGSNDNFRPELDLRGKRYEDAMLEVDRYLDEAMLAGFNQVYIIHGKGTGALRKGVQELLKTHRNVKSTRMGEAGEGGGGVTVAVLK, from the coding sequence ATGCAAGATAAATTGTTACGAGTTTTGGAATTGAAAAAAGTCATTGAAAGACTGAAAAAGCATGCAAGCAGTTCACTAGGTACAAATAAAATTAATAACCTTACTCCTTCAGTAACTTTAGATGAGGTAAACTTTGCCCATGAGGCGACAGATGAAGGTGTCAAAGTACTGCGATTAAAAGGACAGGTTCCATTTGGCGGGATTTTTGACGTTCGTTCTAATGTTAAACGATCCCAAATCGGAAGCTTGCTTAACGAGGAAGATCTGCTGGATATCGCTTCTACCATATATGGCGGCAGACGTTTTAAACGCTTTATTGAAGGACTTGTTGAAGATGGTATTGAACTGACGATTTTAAAACGTACCGCGGAAGTAATAATTCCTTTAAATGACATCGAGCAATCGATAAAAAGCTGTATTGATGACCACGGTCACATGATGGATAGTGCAAGTAATGAATTAAGATTGATTCGTCAGCAGCTTAGAACATTTGAAGCTAGAGTAAGAGAAAAGCTTGAATCGATCGTTCGTTCTTCAAGTTATCAAAAAATGCTGTCTGATACGATTATTACGATTCGAAATGACAGATTTGTTATTCCAGTTAAACAAGAGTACAGAGGTAATTTTGGCGGGATGATACACGATCAGTCTGCAAGTGGAGCGACTCTTTTTATCGAACCGCAATCTGTCGTTGCGATCAACAACCAAGTGAAAGATACTAAAGCAAAAGAAGCTCGCGAAATCGAGAAAATTTTAAGAGAATTGACAATGCAAGTTGCCGAAAATGCAGAAGATATCCTTTTGAACGTGGAGGAGCTTGCAGAAGTTGATTTCATTTTGGCAAAAGCAAGATTTGCGAATGAATTAAAAGCTACAAGACCAATTATGAATGATCATGGATTTATTTCACTAAAAGAGGCAAGACACCCATTATTAGACCAAAATTCAGTTGTTCCAATCAGTGTAATGCTGGGCGGGGAATATCAGTCTTTAGTAATAACGGGTCCAAATACTGGTGGGAAAACTGTAACGCTAAAAACGATCGGTCTTTTGACGTTGATGGCTCAATGCGGGTTGCAAATTCCAGCTCGAGAAGAATCAGAAATGGCTGTGTTCCAATCAATTTTTGCAGATATTGGAGATGAACAATCGATTGAGCAGTCTTTGAGTACTTTTTCTTCACACATGGTGAACATCGTTGATATTTTGAACAATATGGATCATGAATCACTCGTGCTCTTTGATGAACTTGGTGCGGGTACTGACCCGCAGGAAGGTGCAGCACTTGCGATTTCCATTCTTGATTTTGTGTTTGCAAGAGGAGCACGTGTTGTGGCAACAACTCATTATAGTGAATTAAAAGCATATGCCTATAACCGTGAAGGAGTAATGAATGCTTCTGTAGAATTCGATGTGCAGACATTACGTCCAACATATAGATTGCTAGTTGGTGTGCCGGGTCGAAGTAATGCATTTGAAATTTCAAAACGATTAGGACTACGTCAGGATATCATTGATGCAGCCCGCGAACAAATCAGTGAAGATGAAAACAAGATTGATAATATGATACGCTCGCTTGAAGACAATCGGAAGGAAGCCGAAAAAGAAATGGAACAGGCTCATCTGATGAGAAAAGAAGCAGAGGCTATTAAAACAGATCTTGAAAGGGAACTGGAACTTTATCAAAATGAAAAAGAACGTTTGTACTTGAAAGCAAAAGAAGAAGCGGAAGAAGCTGTAATAAAGGCACGTGAAACCGCAGAAGAAATCATCCATGAAATACGCGAGCTGCAAAAATCAGGCGGTCAAATCAAAGAACACAAACTGATTGAAGCGAAGAAGAGATTAGAAGAGGCTGTACCTAAATCACAGTCAAAGAAAAAGCAGCAAAAAGCAGCTTCCACAAAAGCAGAGTATATGCCTGGAGATGAAGTAAGGGTGCTTACTGTGGGTCAAAAAGGACACATTGTAGAAAAGGTAAGCAATAATGAATACCAAGTACAGATTGGTATTTTAAAAATGAATGTAAAAGAACGAGATTTAGAATGGATCAAACAAACAAAACCAAAAGCCGAGCCTCGATCTTTTGTTAAAGTTACAGGTTCAAATGATAACTTCCGTCCTGAGCTTGATCTGAGAGGGAAGAGGTATGAAGATGCCATGCTGGAGGTAGACCGGTATTTGGATGAAGCAATGTTAGCTGGTTTTAATCAAGTATATATTATCCATGGTAAAGGAACAGGTGCTCTTAGAAAAGGTGTACAAGAACTTTTGAAAACCCATCGGAATGTGAAGTCAACCAGAATGGGTGAAGCTGGTGAAGGCGGAGGCGGAGTTACAGTGGCAGTACTAAAATAA
- a CDS encoding DUF350 domain-containing protein: MDFMGNAFLKTAANYSVVVLCLVVFLAIFELVTRYKNWVEIKNGNFSVAMATGGKIFGIANIFRYSIGQNDSIVTMITWGVFGFVLLLIGYFIFEFLTPKFQIDKEIENDNKAVGFISMIISIGLSFVIGEGIE; the protein is encoded by the coding sequence ATGGATTTTATGGGAAATGCCTTTTTAAAAACAGCTGCAAATTACAGTGTTGTCGTGCTTTGTTTAGTTGTGTTTTTAGCCATTTTTGAGCTTGTAACACGTTATAAAAATTGGGTAGAAATAAAAAACGGGAACTTTTCTGTGGCTATGGCAACTGGCGGGAAAATTTTTGGAATTGCAAACATTTTTCGTTATTCTATTGGCCAGAATGACTCAATAGTTACAATGATCACTTGGGGAGTTTTTGGTTTTGTATTACTTCTTATCGGTTATTTCATCTTTGAATTTTTAACTCCAAAATTTCAAATAGATAAGGAAATAGAAAATGATAATAAAGCTGTTGGTTTTATTTCGATGATTATTTCAATAGGTCTTTCTTTTGTCATCGGAGAAGGCATCGAATAG
- a CDS encoding AMP-binding protein, translating into MQVERRWLNSYPNEIPGHLDYDSKPLFAYLESAAVEKKDQTAVHFLGKTLTFGELYESSLRFADALSKMGVKKGDRVAIMLPNCPQGVIAYYGTLFLGGIVVQTNPLYTERELHHQLADSGAKVIVGLDLLFGRISSVRNETALEHVIMTSVKDYLPFPKNLLYPFIQKRQNPNVVVDITYNHEVHSFTELLKHSSPNYPSVDINPEEDLALLQYTGGTTGPAKGVMLTHQNLVVNALQCNAWMYKNRDGKEKILGALPFFHVYGMTCVMNLGIITKAQMIILPKFDPKQVLKTIHKERPTLFPGAPTMYIALLNHPDLKKYDLSSIQACISGSAALPSEVQEKFQAIISGTLVEGYGLTEASPVTHANLIYGEQIKGSIGLPWPNTEAGIISSEAGEWAEPGEIGELAVRGPQVMKGYWNQPEETAAVFHDDWLITGDVGYMDEKGYFYIVDRKKDLIIAGGFNIYPREVEEVLYEHEKVKEVVVVGVPDPYRGETVKAFIVLKDGAECSEEELNKYCREHLASFKVPRLYEFRKDLPKTIVGKILRRVLLEEEKQKAEQNA; encoded by the coding sequence ATGCAAGTGGAAAGAAGGTGGCTTAACAGTTACCCAAACGAAATTCCAGGACATCTTGATTATGACAGCAAACCTTTATTCGCGTATTTAGAATCAGCAGCAGTAGAGAAAAAAGATCAAACTGCTGTGCATTTTTTAGGTAAAACATTAACATTTGGCGAACTGTATGAAAGCAGTTTACGGTTTGCTGACGCTCTCTCCAAAATGGGAGTGAAAAAAGGTGACAGAGTTGCAATTATGCTTCCAAATTGTCCTCAAGGGGTAATTGCGTACTACGGCACTTTATTTTTAGGCGGTATCGTTGTTCAGACCAATCCATTATATACGGAAAGGGAGCTCCATCATCAGCTGGCTGATAGCGGGGCTAAAGTGATTGTTGGTCTGGATCTGCTGTTTGGCAGAATTTCTTCAGTTCGAAATGAGACCGCTTTAGAACACGTCATTATGACTTCAGTTAAGGATTATTTGCCTTTTCCGAAAAATCTTTTATACCCATTCATACAGAAAAGACAAAATCCTAATGTTGTAGTAGATATCACTTACAACCATGAAGTCCATTCATTTACTGAGCTGCTAAAACATTCATCTCCAAATTACCCTAGTGTGGATATCAATCCTGAGGAAGATCTTGCATTATTGCAATATACTGGCGGGACTACGGGACCTGCAAAAGGTGTAATGCTAACTCATCAAAATCTTGTCGTAAATGCATTACAATGCAATGCATGGATGTATAAGAACCGTGATGGAAAAGAGAAGATTTTGGGAGCCCTGCCGTTTTTCCATGTCTATGGCATGACATGTGTAATGAACCTTGGAATCATTACAAAAGCACAAATGATTATCTTGCCGAAGTTTGATCCCAAACAAGTTTTAAAGACGATTCATAAAGAACGTCCAACTTTATTTCCGGGTGCACCAACTATGTACATTGCCCTATTGAATCATCCGGATTTAAAAAAATATGATTTATCTTCTATTCAGGCTTGTATCAGTGGTTCAGCAGCACTTCCATCAGAAGTTCAAGAAAAGTTCCAGGCAATTATATCTGGGACTCTCGTAGAAGGTTATGGACTTACTGAAGCTTCACCCGTTACACATGCCAATTTGATTTATGGTGAACAAATCAAAGGCAGTATCGGGCTTCCGTGGCCGAATACAGAAGCAGGAATCATTTCTTCAGAAGCCGGCGAATGGGCTGAACCTGGAGAAATTGGGGAATTGGCTGTTCGTGGTCCGCAGGTTATGAAAGGGTATTGGAACCAGCCTGAAGAAACGGCAGCTGTGTTTCATGATGATTGGCTCATAACCGGTGACGTTGGGTACATGGATGAAAAAGGATATTTTTACATTGTTGACCGTAAAAAAGACCTTATCATTGCCGGCGGTTTTAATATTTATCCCCGTGAAGTGGAAGAAGTGCTTTATGAGCACGAAAAAGTGAAAGAAGTTGTTGTCGTAGGAGTTCCAGATCCATACCGCGGTGAGACTGTAAAAGCTTTTATTGTTCTAAAAGACGGTGCAGAGTGTTCTGAAGAAGAATTAAACAAATATTGCCGTGAACACCTTGCATCATTCAAAGTTCCTAGACTGTATGAATTCCGGAAAGATTTACCTAAAACGATTGTAGGGAAAATACTTCGCCGGGTATTACTGGAAGAGGAGAAACAAAAAGCTGAACAAAATGCCTGA
- a CDS encoding TetR/AcrR family transcriptional regulator has product MKRKGPKYEKIIDAAVNVIAEHGYHQSQVSKIAKEAGVADGTIYLYFKNKEDLLVSVFNEKMGTFIEKTENELKGKDTAIEKLRTLVEMHFKQLTADYELSIVTQLELRQTNRQLRAKIGEVLKRYLNLIDTILNDGMQEGVFVPEIDIRLARQMIFGTIDETATNWVMNDHRYDLPALADAIHQMLVNGLSVKMPNSN; this is encoded by the coding sequence ATGAAACGTAAAGGTCCAAAATACGAAAAAATTATTGATGCTGCCGTTAATGTAATTGCTGAACATGGTTATCATCAATCTCAAGTTTCCAAAATTGCAAAAGAAGCCGGCGTAGCAGACGGCACGATTTATCTGTATTTTAAAAATAAGGAAGATCTGCTTGTTTCTGTTTTTAATGAGAAGATGGGGACCTTTATTGAAAAAACAGAAAATGAGCTGAAAGGGAAAGATACGGCGATCGAAAAGCTAAGAACACTCGTCGAAATGCATTTTAAGCAGTTAACTGCAGATTATGAGCTATCGATCGTGACTCAACTGGAATTGCGTCAAACAAATAGACAGCTTCGTGCTAAAATTGGTGAAGTATTAAAAAGGTACTTAAACTTAATTGATACGATATTAAACGATGGCATGCAAGAAGGTGTGTTTGTTCCTGAAATTGACATTCGGCTCGCAAGGCAAATGATTTTTGGAACTATCGATGAAACTGCTACTAACTGGGTGATGAATGATCACCGATATGATTTACCTGCTCTTGCTGATGCTATACACCAAATGCTTGTCAATGGTTTATCAGTAAAGATGCCGAATTCAAATTAA
- a CDS encoding enoyl-CoA hydratase, producing the protein MDFLQVNKKGKIATIKLNRAPANALSTGVIREIDQALDQIESDIEVKAVVILGDGRFFSAGADIKEFTEVQDEEGFAKLGKKGQDVFNRIEQFSKPVIAAIHGAALGGGLELAMSCHIRLVADDAKLGLPELTLGLIPGFAGTQRLPQLVGVPKACEMLLSSKPVTGQEAVALGLANEAYSAEELFEKAYKLAESFTDKSAVSIKYTLELLQYARAGLYEKGSVKEQELFGKAFKSHDGQEGIQAFIEKRKPEFQDR; encoded by the coding sequence GTGGATTTTTTGCAAGTGAACAAAAAAGGAAAAATAGCAACGATTAAATTAAATCGTGCACCTGCAAACGCTCTTTCAACTGGTGTAATTCGTGAAATAGATCAAGCACTGGACCAGATTGAATCAGATATTGAAGTAAAAGCCGTTGTCATTCTCGGTGATGGCCGTTTCTTTTCAGCCGGTGCTGATATAAAAGAATTTACAGAAGTTCAGGACGAAGAAGGATTTGCTAAATTGGGTAAGAAGGGCCAAGATGTTTTTAACCGAATCGAGCAATTTTCAAAACCGGTAATTGCAGCAATACATGGAGCTGCTTTAGGCGGCGGACTTGAACTCGCAATGAGCTGTCATATCAGACTTGTTGCCGATGACGCGAAACTTGGACTGCCAGAGCTGACATTAGGATTAATTCCTGGGTTTGCAGGTACTCAAAGACTCCCTCAGCTCGTTGGTGTGCCAAAAGCTTGTGAGATGCTGCTTTCAAGTAAGCCTGTAACAGGTCAAGAAGCCGTAGCTCTTGGTTTGGCAAACGAAGCTTACTCTGCTGAAGAACTTTTTGAAAAGGCTTACAAATTGGCAGAAAGTTTTACAGATAAAAGTGCTGTATCTATTAAATATACGCTTGAGCTGCTTCAATACGCACGAGCAGGACTTTATGAAAAAGGTTCTGTAAAAGAACAAGAACTGTTTGGTAAAGCCTTTAAAAGCCACGATGGACAAGAAGGAATCCAAGCATTTATTGAAAAAAGAAAACCTGAATTTCAGGATAGATAA
- a CDS encoding electron transfer flavoprotein subunit beta/FixA family protein yields MNIFVILKRTFDTEEKISVSNNKISEDSAEFIINPYDEYAIEEAITLKDAHGGTVTVVTVGDEDSEKELRTALAMGADQAVLISNEDLDSQDQFSTSSILATYFKDKEYDIILGGNVAIDNGTGQVGPRLAELLDIPHVTTITKIEVNGTTVNIERDVEGDLEKIETSLPLLVTAQQGLNEPRYPSLPGIMKAKKKPLESLDLDDLDIDEDDVEAKTKTVEIYLPPKKEAGKILSGETADQVKELVSLLRTEAKVI; encoded by the coding sequence ATGAATATTTTTGTTATATTAAAACGCACTTTTGATACTGAAGAAAAGATCTCTGTTTCCAATAATAAGATTTCAGAAGATAGTGCTGAATTCATCATAAATCCATATGACGAATATGCAATTGAAGAAGCAATTACTTTAAAAGATGCACATGGCGGGACAGTTACAGTTGTAACAGTAGGCGATGAGGATTCTGAAAAAGAATTGCGTACAGCTTTGGCTATGGGAGCTGATCAAGCAGTACTAATTTCTAATGAAGATCTTGATTCACAGGATCAATTTTCAACTTCATCTATTTTAGCAACATATTTTAAAGACAAAGAATATGACATTATCTTAGGTGGTAATGTTGCTATTGATAATGGTACAGGGCAAGTGGGTCCTCGTCTAGCTGAGTTGCTTGATATTCCGCATGTAACAACGATTACGAAAATTGAAGTAAACGGAACAACAGTAAATATTGAACGTGATGTTGAGGGAGATTTAGAAAAAATAGAAACATCTCTTCCACTATTGGTGACTGCTCAGCAAGGTTTGAACGAACCTCGTTATCCGTCTCTTCCAGGAATCATGAAAGCGAAGAAAAAGCCGCTTGAGTCATTAGACCTTGATGACCTGGATATTGATGAAGATGACGTGGAAGCCAAAACAAAAACGGTAGAAATCTATCTTCCTCCTAAAAAGGAAGCAGGAAAAATTTTATCCGGCGAAACAGCTGACCAAGTAAAAGAACTTGTATCCCTATTAAGAACCGAAGCAAAGGTAATATAA
- a CDS encoding electron transfer flavoprotein subunit alpha/FixB family protein, which yields MAKKVLVLAESRDGALRNVSFEAIAAGKEISGGGEVFAVLCGDSVQNLGNELIHYGADRVLVAENEKLSNYTTDGYFQALKQVIDEEKPEAIVFGHTSLGKDLSPRLAARLESGLISDVTGLEQAGENTVFTRPVYSGKAFEKKVITDGLVFVTIRPNNITPLEKNESRTGEIKSVSVDIKDLRTIVKEVVRKASTGVDLSEAKIVVAGGRGVKSTDGFKPLQELADVLGAAVGASRGACDADYCDYSLQIGQTGKVVTPDLYIACGISGAIQHLAGMSNSKVIVAINKDPEASIFSVADYGIVGDLFEVVPLLTEEFKKVLV from the coding sequence ATGGCAAAAAAAGTTTTAGTACTAGCTGAATCACGTGACGGCGCACTTCGTAATGTTTCATTTGAAGCGATAGCGGCAGGGAAAGAAATTTCTGGAGGAGGAGAAGTGTTCGCAGTATTGTGCGGTGACTCCGTTCAAAACTTAGGTAATGAACTCATCCATTACGGAGCAGACCGTGTGCTGGTTGCTGAAAATGAAAAGCTGTCAAATTATACGACAGATGGTTACTTTCAAGCGTTAAAGCAAGTGATAGATGAAGAAAAACCTGAAGCGATTGTATTTGGTCATACATCACTAGGTAAAGATCTTTCACCTCGACTTGCTGCTCGTTTAGAGTCTGGCTTGATTTCGGATGTAACAGGTCTTGAGCAGGCTGGTGAAAATACAGTGTTCACACGCCCTGTATATTCTGGTAAGGCTTTTGAAAAGAAAGTGATTACTGATGGTCTTGTATTTGTGACAATTCGTCCAAATAACATTACACCGTTAGAAAAAAATGAATCTCGTACTGGTGAAATTAAATCGGTTTCTGTAGATATTAAAGATTTGCGTACGATTGTTAAAGAGGTTGTTCGTAAAGCATCTACTGGTGTAGATCTTTCAGAGGCAAAAATTGTGGTTGCAGGCGGACGAGGAGTAAAATCAACAGATGGGTTTAAACCTCTTCAAGAACTCGCTGATGTTCTTGGAGCTGCAGTAGGCGCTTCTCGTGGAGCATGTGATGCTGATTATTGTGATTATTCTTTGCAGATTGGTCAAACGGGTAAAGTCGTAACACCTGATTTGTACATTGCTTGCGGCATATCGGGAGCGATTCAGCATTTAGCAGGTATGTCCAACTCTAAAGTTATTGTTGCCATCAACAAGGATCCTGAAGCGAGTATTTTTTCCGTAGCAGATTACGGGATTGTAGGAGATTTGTTTGAGGTTGTTCCATTGCTCACTGAAGAATTTAAGAAAGTTTTAGTATAA